The DNA window GGCAGGCAGGCTGATGCCGCCAAGGTAAAGACGCTTGAGGAGAATCTCAAAAAGGCGATCGAGAAGGCGGGTACTTTTGTCGACAAGGAACGCTTTACCAAGATCCTCGAAGAGAACGGTGCGGTTGGGTTGAACGCGTTTACCAGCCTCGATGAGACGGCTTATATCATGTCGATGCCCGCCAATAAGTTGGAACTCTGGTTTGCCCTCGAATCGGACCGCTTCATCAACCCGGTCTTCCGTGAGTTTTATAACGAGCGTGGTGTCATTCGCGAAGAGTACCGGATGCGCATCGAATCCGATCCGACGGGGCGCCTGATTAACGAAATGTTGAGTGTGGCTTTTGCGACCAGTCCTTATCGCACTGGTCCGGCGGGCATCCCGAGCGACATCGAGAGCTACCGGCTCGCCGATGCTCTTGCCTTCCGCAAGATCTACTATGTGCCGTCGAATCTGGTGATCGCCATTGCCGGCGACGTGGATCCGGTTGAAGTGAAGCGGCTGGCGGAAAAGTACTTTGGCAAGTTTGTGGGAGGGCCGAAGCCGACGCGGCCAGCCACGCAGGAGACGCCGCAACAAGGAGAGAAGCGGCTGGTGGTGGAGAGTCCGTCGCAGCCGGTGGTCGCCATTGGCTATAAGCGGCCCAGCGTTCTCGATCCGGACGACACAAAGTTCGACGTTCTATCGAGCCTGCTCTCGAGCGGACGCACCAGCGTCATGTACAAGGAACTGGTGCAGGATAAAAAGATCGCACTGGCGGCGCAGGCGATCGCGAATTTCCCGGGCGCCAAGCTGGAGAATTTGTTTGTGCTCTTCCTGGTGCCAAATGCCGGCAAGACGACAGAGGACTGCGAGAAGGCCGCCTACGAGATTGTCGAGCGGATGAAGACGCAGCCGGTGACTGAAGAGCAGTTGAAACGAGTGAAGACTCAGATTCGGGCCAACTTGATTCGTGGGCTCGATTCGAACAGCGGCATGGCGCAGAACATGGCCACAACCAAGGCGTTGTTTGGCGATTGGCGAGTGCTGTTTACTCAGCTCGATGAACTCGACAAGGTGACGGCGGCAGATGTGATGGCGGCAGCCAAGAAGTATTTGGTTGCAAAGAATCGGACTGTAGGCTCCACCGTACAGCCTGTGCAGGCCAAAGAAGAACAGAAAAAGTAGGAGCGGAACAATGAAAAAGCTAGCGATCTCAACCCTCATGTTGGCGAGCCTGATGTCGGCTCAAGTGCTTCCGTACTACAAGACACTGAAGATGCCGCCGCTGAAGCAGGTGCAACTCCCGAAGGTGGAGCAGTTTACGC is part of the Bryobacter aggregatus MPL3 genome and encodes:
- a CDS encoding M16 family metallopeptidase, with translation MKRLSLALAVLLPAAMWGQKLADIEKRVTEFQLANGVTFVIYERHQAPVVSFFSRINAGGADDPKGQAGLAHMFEHMAFKGTTTIGSLNFPQEKLAMAQVEVAYDALSAERGKGRQADAAKVKTLEENLKKAIEKAGTFVDKERFTKILEENGAVGLNAFTSLDETAYIMSMPANKLELWFALESDRFINPVFREFYNERGVIREEYRMRIESDPTGRLINEMLSVAFATSPYRTGPAGIPSDIESYRLADALAFRKIYYVPSNLVIAIAGDVDPVEVKRLAEKYFGKFVGGPKPTRPATQETPQQGEKRLVVESPSQPVVAIGYKRPSVLDPDDTKFDVLSSLLSSGRTSVMYKELVQDKKIALAAQAIANFPGAKLENLFVLFLVPNAGKTTEDCEKAAYEIVERMKTQPVTEEQLKRVKTQIRANLIRGLDSNSGMAQNMATTKALFGDWRVLFTQLDELDKVTAADVMAAAKKYLVAKNRTVGSTVQPVQAKEEQKK